From Bradyrhizobium sp. NDS-1, the proteins below share one genomic window:
- a CDS encoding adenylate/guanylate cyclase domain-containing protein, with amino-acid sequence MERRLAAIVCADVAGYSRMMGSDEAGTHAAFKAHRSAIHPIILNHGGRVVKNTGDGFLLEFPSIVGATEAAIAMQTLMAERNHHLPADRAMQFRLGIHMGDVIADEDEVFGDDVNIAVRLESVASPGGFAISAKAYREASKHLTALLTDAGNHRFKNIKDAVGVWTWTPEGAPALAPEPREASALSQQYRTAIVGVLPFANLSDAQDEYFSDGLTEDLIHALSLQSFYRVLSRNSTFAFKGKNTSTRLIAREIDATYLIQGSVRRAGAKIRVTAELIAPETGEQLWTGRYDRDIGDLFAMQDEITTSLSAAIATEIVRAEASAPARLSTDVTAWDRFLKGLSHYYRQTKEDLATAVDLFREAIRLDPKLSIAHAYLGTIQIQSIQFGWVKGTREMWAEAMSLAETSVRLDPRSSFAFSILSWAHAMEGHYEAAMDAAKRAVALNPYDNGARGVLGICHFVIGEHREAIELFSMASQRDNSDPRYQWAALNAFSHYLLRQYDATLSWAREQLYINPNHMQALAIRAAALAQMGRSDEASEAVGVLMANYPTLNVERHLRNFHWKRPEDIAHYREGLLKAGVPLGKLTLVQSSVKRAAES; translated from the coding sequence ATGGAAAGACGTCTGGCCGCCATCGTCTGCGCCGATGTCGCCGGCTATTCGCGCATGATGGGCAGCGACGAAGCCGGCACCCATGCCGCCTTCAAGGCTCATCGCAGCGCGATCCACCCCATCATCCTCAATCACGGCGGCCGCGTCGTCAAAAACACCGGCGACGGCTTCCTGCTCGAGTTCCCCTCGATTGTCGGTGCCACCGAGGCCGCGATCGCGATGCAGACCCTGATGGCGGAGCGTAACCACCATCTGCCGGCCGACCGCGCCATGCAGTTCCGGCTCGGCATCCACATGGGCGACGTCATTGCCGACGAGGACGAGGTGTTCGGTGACGATGTCAACATTGCCGTCCGCCTGGAATCGGTCGCGAGTCCCGGCGGCTTCGCCATCTCGGCCAAGGCCTATCGCGAGGCGAGCAAGCATCTCACCGCGCTGCTGACCGATGCCGGCAACCATCGCTTCAAGAACATCAAGGATGCGGTCGGGGTCTGGACCTGGACGCCCGAGGGCGCGCCGGCTCTCGCCCCCGAGCCGAGGGAGGCATCCGCCCTCTCGCAACAGTACCGCACCGCGATCGTCGGCGTGCTGCCCTTCGCCAATCTCAGCGACGCCCAGGACGAATATTTCTCCGACGGCCTGACCGAGGACCTGATCCACGCGCTGTCGCTGCAATCCTTCTATCGCGTGCTGAGCCGCAACTCGACCTTCGCCTTCAAGGGCAAGAACACCAGCACGCGCCTGATCGCGCGCGAGATCGACGCCACCTATCTGATCCAAGGCTCGGTGCGGCGCGCAGGCGCCAAGATCCGCGTCACCGCCGAGCTGATCGCGCCGGAGACCGGCGAGCAGCTCTGGACCGGCCGCTACGACCGCGACATCGGCGACTTGTTCGCGATGCAGGACGAGATCACCACCAGCCTGTCCGCCGCCATCGCCACCGAGATCGTCCGGGCCGAGGCCTCCGCGCCGGCGCGCCTCAGCACCGACGTGACCGCCTGGGACCGCTTCCTCAAGGGCCTGTCGCATTACTACCGGCAGACCAAGGAAGACCTGGCCACCGCCGTCGACCTCTTCCGCGAGGCTATCCGGCTCGATCCCAAACTGTCGATCGCGCACGCCTATCTCGGCACGATCCAGATCCAGAGCATCCAATTCGGCTGGGTCAAGGGCACGCGGGAGATGTGGGCCGAGGCGATGAGCCTCGCCGAGACCAGCGTCCGGCTCGACCCGCGCTCCTCCTTCGCGTTCTCGATCCTGTCCTGGGCCCATGCGATGGAGGGCCATTACGAGGCCGCGATGGACGCCGCCAAGCGCGCGGTCGCGCTCAACCCCTACGACAACGGCGCGCGCGGCGTGCTCGGCATCTGCCATTTCGTCATCGGCGAGCACCGCGAGGCGATCGAGCTGTTTTCAATGGCTTCACAACGTGACAACAGCGACCCGCGCTACCAATGGGCGGCGCTGAACGCCTTCAGTCACTACCTGTTGCGCCAATATGACGCGACCCTGTCATGGGCTCGCGAGCAGCTCTACATCAACCCGAACCACATGCAGGCGCTGGCGATCCGCGCCGCGGCATTGGCCCAGATGGGACGGAGCGACGAAGCGAGCGAGGCCGTCGGCGTGCTGATGGCGAACTATCCAACCCTGAATGTCGAAAGACACTTGCGTAACTTCCACTGGAAGCGGCCTGAGGACATCGCCCATTACCGCGAGGGGCTGCTCAAGGCCGGCGTGCCGCTCGGCAAGCTGACCCTGGTGCAGAGCAGCGTCAAACGCGCCGCCGAGTCCTGA
- a CDS encoding LysE family translocator — protein sequence MLGIHEIWLFILSGVLLNITPGPDSVYVIGRSMQMGWRGGAAAALGISCGCFVHVAAAAIGLSALLMASSTAFSILKLVGAAYLVVTGLQMLWSRPALASSIDEPVQSSLRRVFLQGVFTNALNPKVALFFLAFLPQFVAADSPQKPLAFLTLGLIFISTGTLWCLILAAFAARAAHSLRSSEGAIAWVNRALGGLFIYLGIRVAMLESR from the coding sequence ATGCTGGGCATTCACGAAATCTGGCTCTTCATCCTGTCGGGGGTGCTGCTCAACATCACGCCGGGGCCTGATTCCGTCTACGTCATCGGCCGCAGCATGCAGATGGGCTGGCGGGGCGGCGCGGCTGCGGCGCTCGGCATCAGCTGCGGCTGCTTTGTCCATGTCGCGGCCGCGGCGATCGGCCTTTCGGCGCTGCTGATGGCTTCATCGACGGCGTTCTCGATCCTCAAGCTCGTCGGTGCGGCCTATCTCGTCGTGACGGGGCTTCAAATGCTGTGGTCGCGCCCGGCGCTGGCTTCAAGCATCGACGAGCCGGTGCAAAGCTCGCTGCGGCGGGTCTTCCTCCAGGGCGTTTTCACCAATGCGCTCAATCCCAAGGTCGCGCTGTTCTTCCTCGCCTTCCTGCCGCAATTCGTCGCAGCCGATTCACCGCAGAAGCCGCTGGCCTTCCTGACGCTCGGCCTGATCTTCATCTCGACGGGTACGCTGTGGTGCCTGATCCTGGCGGCGTTCGCGGCCAGGGCCGCCCACAGCCTGCGGAGTTCCGAGGGCGCGATCGCCTGGGTCAACCGTGCGCTCGGCGGCCTCTTCATCTATCTCGGCATCCGCGTTGCCATGCTGGAGAGCCGCTAA
- a CDS encoding GFA family protein produces the protein MVRGSCLCGAVRFEIDQVRALTHCHCANCRKLTGAAFATYAHVDADKFRFVTGEDATVAYESAPGSFRYRCKTCGCLTPGKASYLPTVSIPAGLLDDDPQVRPRMHVFTSSRASWWEIEDDLPRFEKWVPGFEPKA, from the coding sequence ATGGTTCGAGGAAGCTGTCTGTGCGGCGCCGTGCGTTTCGAGATTGATCAGGTGCGCGCGCTGACGCACTGCCACTGCGCCAATTGCCGCAAGCTGACCGGTGCGGCCTTCGCGACCTACGCCCATGTCGATGCCGACAAATTTCGCTTCGTGACGGGCGAGGACGCGACGGTGGCTTACGAATCCGCGCCGGGGAGCTTCCGCTATCGCTGCAAGACCTGCGGTTGCCTGACGCCGGGCAAGGCGAGTTATCTTCCGACCGTCAGCATTCCCGCCGGCCTGCTCGACGACGATCCGCAAGTCAGGCCTCGCATGCACGTCTTCACCTCGTCGCGGGCGTCGTGGTGGGAGATCGAGGACGATCTGCCTCGATTCGAAAAATGGGTGCCGGGCTTTGAGCCGAAAGCGTAG
- a CDS encoding sulfite exporter TauE/SafE family protein has translation MIDPLLILIAAVFLLAGFVKGVVGLGLPTVSMGLLAVSMAPSRAIAIVIVPAIITNIWQTFVGPYLRDILRRLWPLMIGTVVGCWLNAGALTGPHARYGTIVLGALLIVYAVIGLNKFQFRVAPQNEKWVGGVVGVVTGVISASTGVQVIPSMPFMQAIGMEKDELVQALGVFFTTATLALAFNLTAVGLMTPANIVPGTVGLAMAFAGMYVGQSVRARMPAEAFRRWFLIAMILLGLYLAGSALLKEFG, from the coding sequence ATGATCGACCCGCTGCTCATCCTCATCGCCGCCGTCTTCCTGCTTGCGGGATTCGTCAAGGGCGTGGTCGGGCTCGGCCTGCCCACGGTGTCCATGGGACTGCTCGCGGTGAGCATGGCCCCGAGCCGCGCGATCGCCATCGTGATCGTGCCGGCCATTATCACCAACATCTGGCAGACTTTCGTTGGCCCCTATTTGCGCGACATCCTGAGGCGGCTGTGGCCACTGATGATCGGCACCGTGGTCGGATGCTGGCTCAATGCCGGGGCGCTGACCGGCCCCCATGCGCGCTACGGCACGATCGTGCTCGGCGCCCTGCTGATCGTCTATGCCGTGATCGGTCTGAACAAGTTCCAGTTTCGCGTCGCTCCGCAGAACGAGAAATGGGTCGGCGGCGTGGTCGGTGTCGTCACCGGCGTGATCTCGGCCTCGACCGGGGTGCAGGTGATTCCCTCGATGCCGTTCATGCAGGCGATCGGCATGGAGAAGGACGAGCTAGTGCAGGCGCTCGGCGTGTTCTTCACGACCGCGACGTTGGCGCTCGCCTTCAACCTGACCGCCGTCGGATTGATGACGCCGGCGAATATCGTTCCGGGCACCGTCGGGCTGGCCATGGCCTTTGCCGGCATGTACGTCGGCCAGTCGGTGCGGGCACGGATGCCGGCGGAAGCGTTTCGCCGCTGGTTCCTGATCGCGATGATTTTGCTCGGCCTTTATCTTGCCGGCAGCGCGCTGCTGAAGGAATTCGGCTAG
- a CDS encoding LysR substrate-binding domain-containing protein: MRFDLVDLQLFIAVADQRSITRGAERSNLALASASARIKGLEDALGVTLLKRGRRGVELTAAGESLLDHARLVIHQIDAMRGDLAGFASGVRASVHFLANTSGLSEHLPKALAGFLREHRDVAIDIEERESTDIAAAITGGAADLGFAAEHALPEHIERFAFSEDRLTLVTSRRGPFAGRRQIDFQEAGACDFVGLTSATALQMHIAKHAARLGMRPHFRARLRDFDAICQMVAADVGVALVPEAAARRCAKTMPLAMVRLRDAFANRKLVICARSFKALPRPAKMLVEHLRAAKV; the protein is encoded by the coding sequence ATGCGCTTCGACCTCGTCGACCTCCAGCTCTTCATCGCCGTGGCCGACCAGCGCAGCATCACCCGCGGCGCGGAGCGGTCGAACCTGGCGCTGGCCTCGGCCAGCGCGCGCATCAAGGGTCTGGAGGATGCGCTCGGCGTCACGCTGCTCAAGCGCGGGCGGCGCGGCGTCGAATTGACCGCGGCCGGCGAGAGCCTGCTCGATCATGCCCGGCTCGTGATCCACCAGATCGACGCCATGCGCGGCGATCTTGCCGGCTTTGCCAGCGGCGTCCGCGCCAGCGTGCATTTCCTCGCCAACACGTCGGGCCTGTCGGAGCATCTGCCGAAGGCACTGGCCGGCTTCCTGCGCGAGCATCGCGACGTCGCCATCGACATCGAGGAGCGCGAGAGCACCGACATCGCGGCGGCGATCACCGGCGGTGCGGCCGATCTCGGCTTTGCCGCAGAGCACGCGCTGCCCGAACACATCGAGCGTTTCGCGTTCAGTGAGGATCGTCTGACGCTGGTGACCTCACGTCGCGGCCCGTTCGCCGGCCGCCGCCAGATTGACTTTCAGGAGGCGGGAGCCTGCGACTTCGTCGGCCTGACCAGTGCCACCGCGCTTCAGATGCACATCGCCAAGCACGCGGCCCGGCTCGGCATGCGTCCGCATTTCCGGGCGCGCCTGCGCGATTTCGACGCGATCTGCCAGATGGTCGCTGCCGACGTCGGCGTTGCCCTCGTGCCCGAAGCCGCCGCCCGCCGCTGCGCCAAGACGATGCCGCTCGCCATGGTCCGGCTACGCGACGCCTTCGCCAACCGAAAGCTCGTCATCTGCGCCCGCAGCTTCAAGGCGCTGCCGCGGCCCGCCAAGATGCTGGTGGAGCATCTGCGGGCGGCGAAGGTGTGA
- the hisN gene encoding histidinol-phosphatase, whose product MTVIDFSAFIGRLATASGETILPFFRTSLSIDDKSKTRDFDPVTEADRAAEAVMRRLIKANFPQHGIVGEEFGNEREDADYVWVLDPIDGTKSFIGGFPIWGTLIALLHKGAPVFGMMHQPFIGERFSGDNGSANYKGPSGERRLQVRRCARLSEATTYTTSPLLMNERDRAIFGRIEQDARLSRYGGDCYSYCMLAAGHVDLVVETELKPYDIAALIPIVTGAGGVVTTWEGKPAQGGGRIIAAGDARVHEEALKLLNQ is encoded by the coding sequence GTGACGGTGATCGACTTCTCCGCCTTCATCGGACGGCTTGCCACCGCCTCCGGCGAAACCATCCTGCCGTTCTTCCGCACCTCGCTGTCGATCGACGACAAAAGCAAGACCAGGGATTTCGATCCCGTGACGGAGGCCGACCGCGCCGCGGAGGCGGTGATGCGGCGGCTGATCAAGGCCAACTTCCCCCAGCACGGTATCGTCGGGGAGGAATTCGGCAACGAGCGCGAGGACGCCGACTACGTCTGGGTGCTCGACCCCATCGACGGCACCAAATCCTTCATCGGCGGGTTTCCGATATGGGGCACGCTGATCGCACTGCTGCACAAGGGCGCGCCGGTGTTCGGCATGATGCACCAGCCCTTCATCGGGGAGCGCTTCTCCGGCGACAACGGCTCGGCCAATTACAAGGGACCCTCCGGCGAGCGCCGGCTCCAGGTCCGCCGCTGCGCCAGGCTTTCTGAAGCCACGACCTACACCACCAGCCCCCTGCTGATGAACGAGCGCGACCGCGCCATCTTCGGCCGCATCGAGCAGGACGCGCGGCTGTCGCGCTATGGCGGCGACTGCTACTCCTATTGCATGCTGGCCGCAGGTCACGTCGACCTCGTGGTCGAGACCGAGCTGAAGCCTTACGACATCGCGGCGCTGATCCCGATCGTGACCGGCGCCGGCGGCGTCGTCACCACCTGGGAGGGCAAGCCGGCCCAGGGCGGCGGCCGTATCATCGCGGCCGGCGACGCCAGGGTCCACGAAGAAGCACTGAAGCTGCTCAATCAATAA
- a CDS encoding N-formylglutamate amidohydrolase codes for MTRFDGEVSPAFEIVEPTQWRAPVIFNSPHSGSTYPDQFLAASRIDLPTLRRSEDSFMDELIGHLSERGFPTVRVNFPRSYVDVNREPYELDPRMFTGRLPSFANTRSMRVAGGLGTIPRVVGDGQEIYRDRILVDDALERIETLYKPYHRALRRLINKVHQMFGTVVLVDCHSMPSVGVSRDEPRRPDVVIGDRYGTSCTPLLPDRVEETMTGLGYSIGRNKPYAGGFITEHYGNPASGLHAVQLELNRAIYMDERRRERSPRFAQVATDFGVLADVLATTIPFGDLGPFQAAAE; via the coding sequence ATGACCCGGTTTGACGGCGAGGTGTCGCCAGCCTTCGAGATCGTGGAGCCCACGCAATGGCGTGCGCCCGTCATCTTCAACTCGCCCCATTCCGGCTCGACCTATCCGGACCAATTCCTCGCCGCCTCCAGAATCGACCTGCCGACGCTGCGACGGTCCGAAGATTCCTTCATGGACGAGTTGATCGGCCATTTGAGCGAGCGCGGCTTTCCGACCGTGCGGGTCAACTTTCCCCGCTCCTATGTCGACGTCAATCGCGAGCCCTATGAGCTCGATCCCCGCATGTTCACCGGACGGCTGCCAAGCTTTGCCAACACCCGCTCGATGCGGGTCGCCGGCGGCCTCGGCACCATTCCGCGCGTGGTCGGCGACGGCCAGGAGATCTACCGCGACCGCATCCTGGTGGACGATGCGCTGGAGCGGATCGAGACGCTGTACAAGCCCTACCACCGCGCCCTGCGCCGGCTGATCAACAAGGTGCACCAGATGTTCGGCACCGTGGTGCTGGTCGACTGCCACTCGATGCCCTCGGTCGGCGTGTCCCGCGACGAGCCGCGCCGGCCCGACGTCGTGATCGGCGACCGCTACGGCACGAGCTGCACGCCGCTGCTGCCCGACCGGGTCGAGGAGACCATGACCGGGCTCGGCTATTCGATCGGCCGCAACAAGCCCTATGCCGGCGGCTTCATCACCGAGCATTACGGCAATCCCGCGAGCGGCCTGCATGCGGTGCAGCTCGAGCTCAACCGCGCGATCTACATGGACGAGCGGCGGCGCGAGCGCAGTCCCCGCTTTGCGCAAGTGGCGACCGATTTCGGCGTTCTCGCCGACGTGCTGGCGACCACGATTCCGTTCGGCGACCTCGGCCCGTTCCAGGCCGCGGCGGAATAG
- the cpdR gene encoding cell cycle two-component system response regulator CpdR: protein MPKILLAEDDNDMRRFLVKALENAGFQVSSHDNGMAAYQRLREEPFEMLLTDIVMPEMDGIELARRASELDPDIKIMFITGFAAVALNSDSDAPKNAKVLSKPVHLRELVSEVNKMLAA, encoded by the coding sequence ATGCCAAAGATCCTGCTCGCCGAAGACGACAACGACATGCGCCGTTTCCTGGTCAAGGCGCTGGAAAACGCCGGTTTTCAGGTCTCGTCCCACGACAACGGCATGGCCGCCTATCAGCGGCTGCGGGAAGAGCCGTTCGAGATGCTGCTGACCGACATCGTGATGCCGGAGATGGACGGCATCGAGCTCGCCCGCCGGGCCTCGGAACTGGATCCTGATATCAAGATCATGTTCATCACCGGTTTTGCCGCGGTCGCCCTGAACTCGGATTCGGACGCCCCCAAGAATGCCAAGGTGCTGTCCAAGCCCGTGCATCTGCGTGAATTGGTCAGTGAAGTGAACAAGATGCTGGCGGCCTGA
- a CDS encoding ABC transporter substrate-binding protein: MVLAIPRANADIKVGIVVSGSGPGSALGQPQMRTVAALPKEIGGEKIVYIALDDESDSTKGIQNARRLVIQDGVDVLIGSSLTPVTMPMLDVAWEAKTPIISLAAATAIVQPMDERRKWAFKVVPNDDLMAVAILKHIAKSGVKTLGYIGVSDGYGEGYYKEVSRLAPTFGLTVTTHEVYARADTSVTGQALKVIATNPDAVFIASAGTPAVLPQQALRERGYSGKVYQTHGVATEEFIKLGGASVEGAVFTGEAFTIADDLPADDPFRKVRDEFLSAYEKANGHKPNIFAAHLWDSMALLKTAIPNAMKTAKPGTAEFRAALRDELERGKDVYLNNGLSTMSPTDHNGYDERSAFLIKVEGGRFRLMK, from the coding sequence ATGGTTCTCGCCATCCCCCGCGCAAATGCCGATATCAAGGTGGGAATCGTGGTGTCTGGTTCGGGGCCCGGCTCGGCGCTTGGCCAGCCGCAGATGCGGACAGTTGCGGCGCTCCCGAAGGAAATCGGCGGCGAGAAGATCGTCTATATCGCCCTCGACGATGAATCGGACTCGACCAAGGGCATTCAGAATGCGCGGCGGCTGGTCATTCAAGACGGTGTCGACGTCCTCATCGGCTCCTCGCTGACGCCGGTGACCATGCCGATGCTCGATGTCGCCTGGGAAGCCAAGACACCGATCATCTCGCTCGCCGCGGCGACAGCCATCGTCCAACCCATGGACGAACGGCGCAAATGGGCCTTCAAGGTCGTTCCCAACGACGATTTGATGGCCGTCGCGATCCTCAAGCACATCGCCAAATCGGGCGTGAAGACGCTCGGCTATATCGGCGTCTCCGACGGTTATGGCGAGGGCTATTACAAGGAAGTGAGCAGGCTTGCTCCCACCTTCGGCCTGACCGTGACCACGCACGAAGTCTATGCGCGCGCCGACACCAGCGTGACCGGCCAGGCCCTCAAGGTGATCGCGACAAATCCGGACGCCGTCTTCATTGCCTCCGCGGGCACGCCGGCCGTGCTGCCGCAGCAGGCGCTGCGGGAGCGCGGCTATTCCGGCAAGGTCTACCAGACGCACGGAGTGGCCACCGAGGAATTCATCAAGCTCGGCGGAGCCAGCGTCGAAGGCGCCGTCTTCACCGGCGAGGCGTTCACGATCGCGGACGATCTGCCGGCGGATGATCCGTTCCGCAAGGTCCGGGACGAATTCCTGTCCGCCTACGAAAAGGCGAACGGGCACAAGCCGAACATCTTCGCTGCGCATCTGTGGGATTCGATGGCGCTGCTCAAGACCGCGATACCGAATGCCATGAAGACCGCGAAACCCGGCACGGCGGAATTTCGCGCCGCCCTTCGCGACGAGCTCGAGCGCGGCAAGGACGTGTATCTGAACAACGGCCTGTCAACGATGAGTCCCACCGATCACAACGGCTACGACGAACGTTCGGCGTTCTTGATCAAGGTGGAAGGCGGCCGCTTCAGGCTGATGAAGTAG
- a CDS encoding dodecin family protein — MPESVYKVIELIGTSKDSWEKAAANAVEQAAKSLRDLRIAEVVKLDMQLDDKGKVEAYRAKLNVSFKFEGT, encoded by the coding sequence ATGCCCGAGAGCGTCTACAAGGTCATTGAACTGATCGGTACCAGTAAAGACTCGTGGGAGAAGGCGGCCGCCAACGCGGTCGAGCAAGCTGCCAAATCTCTCCGAGATCTTCGCATCGCAGAGGTCGTCAAGCTCGATATGCAATTGGATGACAAGGGAAAGGTCGAGGCCTATCGCGCCAAGCTCAACGTATCGTTCAAGTTCGAGGGCACCTGA
- a CDS encoding phytochelatin synthase family protein has translation MKRWHRVSISSIVVAVGLVCAGALVVSRTHVPSEAIASSVTRTPELMERAWHLPVAATFQRHVDWQSNGSRCGPAAVANAYRSLGEAARTEGEVLAGTWSCWTGVCIMGLTLDELAKVAQSHTSRNVTVLRDLSEMQFLEHLRRSNDPGRRYIVNFDRAQIFGAGSGHHSPIGGYFEAEDLVFVLDVNVDFKPWLVERKRLFDAVNTFDGDQKRGLLFIE, from the coding sequence ATGAAGCGATGGCACCGCGTAAGCATCAGCAGCATCGTTGTCGCCGTGGGTCTGGTGTGTGCCGGGGCCCTGGTCGTCAGTCGAACCCACGTTCCATCAGAAGCCATAGCTTCATCGGTAACACGTACTCCTGAACTCATGGAGCGTGCGTGGCACCTACCCGTGGCAGCCACATTTCAAAGACACGTTGATTGGCAGTCAAATGGCTCTCGCTGCGGACCTGCCGCTGTTGCGAATGCGTACCGGTCCCTTGGCGAGGCGGCAAGGACGGAGGGCGAAGTGTTGGCCGGCACGTGGAGCTGCTGGACGGGGGTATGCATCATGGGTCTCACGCTCGACGAGCTGGCCAAAGTCGCCCAGTCGCATACCAGCCGGAACGTTACGGTCTTGCGTGATCTCAGCGAGATGCAGTTTCTGGAGCATCTGCGTCGCTCAAACGATCCGGGGCGACGCTACATCGTGAATTTCGATCGCGCTCAAATCTTTGGCGCTGGTAGCGGACACCATTCCCCAATTGGGGGCTATTTCGAAGCCGAGGACCTCGTTTTCGTGCTCGATGTCAATGTTGATTTCAAGCCATGGCTCGTCGAGCGGAAGCGGCTGTTCGACGCCGTGAATACGTTCGACGGCGATCAAAAGCGGGGACTGCTGTTCATCGAGTAA
- a CDS encoding enolase C-terminal domain-like protein → MTETIRIKRFQARPVIVPMNLPLQTSTGSVAKAPLVLIDCETDQGAVGHAYLFSITPSALKPLTAMVTEMSALIAGDELLPFEIERKLAQRFTLLGLAGLQRLAQSGIDMAAWDALARAKGLPLSRLLGGAPKQIRAYNSKGLGIMPAGAAVEEAHKLLAEGFQAAKIRVGRPDAREDVAVVRAVRKAVGDQVTLMCDYNQALTVTEAIRRGEMLDNEGLSWIEEPIRHDDYEGSARIADELFTPIQIGENFDSAFSMQAALAAEACDYVMPDVQRIGGVTGWLRAAALAHAAGIEMSSHLFSEVSAHLLCVTPTAHWLEYVDWADAVLSTRLKIKDGFALPGEEPGNGIAWDEAAVKKYLVG, encoded by the coding sequence ATGACCGAGACCATCCGCATCAAGCGCTTTCAGGCGCGGCCCGTGATCGTGCCGATGAACCTGCCGCTCCAGACTTCGACCGGATCGGTCGCCAAGGCGCCGCTGGTGCTGATCGACTGCGAGACCGACCAGGGCGCGGTCGGGCACGCCTATCTGTTCTCGATCACACCATCGGCCTTGAAGCCGCTGACGGCGATGGTCACGGAAATGTCAGCGCTTATCGCCGGGGACGAACTGCTGCCGTTCGAGATCGAGCGCAAGCTGGCCCAGCGTTTCACGCTGCTGGGGCTCGCCGGCCTGCAACGGCTGGCGCAATCCGGCATCGACATGGCCGCCTGGGACGCGCTCGCACGAGCGAAGGGCCTGCCGCTGTCACGCCTGCTCGGCGGGGCACCGAAGCAGATCAGGGCCTACAATTCGAAGGGGCTCGGCATCATGCCGGCGGGCGCCGCAGTCGAGGAGGCGCACAAGCTGCTGGCCGAGGGATTCCAGGCCGCCAAGATCCGCGTCGGCCGGCCCGATGCGCGGGAGGATGTCGCCGTCGTCCGCGCTGTGCGCAAGGCCGTCGGCGATCAGGTCACGCTGATGTGCGACTACAATCAGGCGCTGACGGTGACCGAGGCGATCCGCCGTGGCGAGATGCTGGATAACGAGGGTTTGAGCTGGATCGAGGAGCCGATCCGCCACGACGACTATGAGGGCAGCGCCCGCATCGCGGACGAGCTTTTCACCCCGATCCAGATCGGCGAAAATTTCGACAGCGCCTTTTCGATGCAGGCGGCACTCGCCGCGGAAGCCTGCGATTACGTGATGCCTGACGTGCAGCGCATCGGCGGCGTCACCGGCTGGCTGCGCGCCGCCGCCCTCGCCCATGCCGCCGGCATCGAGATGTCCTCGCATTTGTTCTCGGAAGTCAGCGCGCATCTGCTCTGCGTGACGCCGACCGCGCATTGGCTGGAATATGTCGACTGGGCCGACGCGGTGCTTTCGACGCGGCTGAAGATCAAGGACGGTTTTGCGTTGCCGGGCGAGGAGCCTGGGAATGGGATCGCGTGGGACGAGGCGGCGGTGAAGAAATATCTCGTTGGGTGA